The following proteins are encoded in a genomic region of Oncorhynchus gorbuscha isolate QuinsamMale2020 ecotype Even-year linkage group LG11, OgorEven_v1.0, whole genome shotgun sequence:
- the LOC124048300 gene encoding leucine zipper putative tumor suppressor 2 homolog, giving the protein MALIQAPPMLAERHHTPGLNGSPRRHPSASHTPTNRPSTSPASNSQEAMGSVSSLIAHRPGPAYLECQYRPVDIGPEPGTSRLHRTTLGATSCLGSSDTSQDPPLSSLTPPGNRKPLMVIGSSKDSGTNGNYSYLNQHYVGDWNDNHVANGSPRTGIDTEEGQLGSLNGNVGGAPPKLVLVSGKLEKNMEKTVIRPTAFKPVVPKSRNSMQYLSPRHDRASLSDSQNNLNLLSPGSQTDILSPCSEKRTSHSGGRHVGGGSQTCSMSDSGRNSLSSLPPYGSIPYNLPPADTPLGSGHLEPMKTVPGNVHGHSNSDSGRSSSSKSSGSLSGRVQPLSDSGSSGRSPAPVEGGYEGVVRDLEDKLRERDVELQQLRDNLDENEMAICQVYEEKQKRCELELEELRQTCATRMQTHSQKAQRAQQVLQLQVFQLQQEKKKLQEDFSQLLQEREQLEERCTSYEHEKIDLGPRLEETKWEVCQKSGEISLLKQQLKDVQGELAQRVGEIVSLRGQLRDSRGELATSQALLQEAISAGRLRTLELEVCQNELQRRKSEAQLLRQKVGRLEEETARLRPDAAANQTSPQAPAHNGSGGRQCQAFPEGEEPHLLTYESDEAKAKRAYESEALQSLQVQMESLRVELATERQRGEEQACSFEEEHRVWQEEKDKVIQYQKQLQQNYVGMYRKNRELEGMLRELSLELETRDELEEQDEGSGNEINFDEITATEI; this is encoded by the exons ATGGCCCTGATTCAGGCTCCACCCATGCTGGCTGAGCGTCACCACACCCCCGGCCTCAACGGATCCCCCCGCCGCCACCCCTCTGCCTCCCACACGCCCACTAACCGCCCCTCCACCTCACCCGCCTCCAACTCCCAGGAGGCCATGGGCTCCGTCAGCAGTCTCATCGCCCACCGCCCCGGCCCGGCCTACCTGGAGTGTCAATACCGGCCCGTTGATATTGGTCCCGAGCCGGGAACTTCCAGGCTCCACAGAACCACATTGGGGGCCACTTCTTGCCTGGGCTCCTCTGACACATCCCAGGATCCACCGCTCAGTAGCCTCACTCCGCCTGGCAACAGAAAGCCCTTGATGGTGATTGGCTCCAGTAAAGACAGTGGGACCAATGGGAATTACTCGTATCTGAACCAGCACTATGTGGGGGACTGGAATGACAACCATGTGGCTAACGGAAGCCCAAGGACCGGGATTGACACTGAGGAGGGGCAGCTGGGGAGCCTCAATGGGAATGTAGGAGGAGCCCCGCCCAAACTGGTCCTCGTATCGGGGAAGCTGGAGAAG AACATGGAGAAAACAGTAATCCGGCCCACCGCCTTCAAACCAGTCGTCCCCAAGAGCCGCAACTCCATGCAGTACCTCTCCCCTCGCCACGACCGGGCCAGCCTATCAGACAGCCAGAACAATCTCAACCTGTTGTCACCTGGTAGCCAGACGGACATTCTGTCGCCCTGCTCGGAGAAACGCACCTCCCACAGCGGTGGGCGCCATGTGGGCGGGGGCAGTCAGACCTGCTCCATGTCTGACTCGGGCCGGAACTCCCTGTCGAGCCTGCCACCCTATGGCAGCATCCCCTACAATCTGCCGCCCGCAGACACCCCGCTTGGCAGTGGCCACCTAGAGCCCATGAAGACGGTGCCCGGCAATGTGCACGGGCACTCCAACTCGGATAGCGGGCGCTCCTCGTCCAGTAAGAGCTCGGGGTCGCTGAGCGGGCGCGTCCAGCCTCTGTCAGACAGTGGGTCGAGCGGGCGGTCGCCAGCCCCTGTGGAGGGGGGGTACGAGGGGGTGGTGAGGGACCTGGAGGAtaagctgagggagagagacgtgGAGCTGCAGCAGCTCCGAGACAACCTGGACGAGAACGAGATGGCCATTTGTCAG gtgtatGAGGAGAAGCAGAAGCGCTGTGAGCTGGAGCTGGAGGAGCTGCGTCAGACCTGCGCCACACGGATGCAGACACACTCCCAGAAGGCCCAGCGTGCCCAGCAGGTTCTCCAGCTGCAGGTCTTCCAGTTGCAGCAGGAGAAGAAGAAACTCCAGGAGGACTTCAGCCAGCTGCTGCAGGAGAGGGAGCAGCTGGAGGAGCGCTGCACCTCTTACGAGCATGAGAAGATCGACCTAGGGCCCCGGCTGGAGGAGACCAAGTGGGAG GTGTGTCAGAAGTCTGGGGAGATCTCCTTGCTGAAGCAGCAGCTGAAGGATGTCCAGGGGGAGCTGGCTCAGCGCGTGGGGGAGATTGTCTCTCTGCGTGGCCAGCTTCGGGACTCCCGTGGCGAGCTCGCCACAAGCCAGGCCCTGCTACAAGAGGCCATCTCTGCCGGCCGCCTGCGTACCCTGGAGCTGGAGGTGTGCCAGAACGAGCTGCAGCGCCGCAAGAGTGAGGCCCAGCTCCTCCGCCAGAAGGTGGGACGCCTGGAGGAGGAGACTGCCCGCCTCCGCCCTGACGCCGCGGCCAATCAGACAAGCCCCCAGGCCCCCGCCCACAATGGTAGTGGAGGCAGGCAGTGCCAGGCCTTCCCTGAGGGGGAGGAGCCACATTTGTTGACCTATGAGAGCGATGAGGCCAAGGCCAAGCGGGCCTATGAGAGCGAGGCCCTCCAAAGCCTCCAGGTGCAGATGGAGAGTCTGAGGGTGGAGTTAGCCACAGAACGCCAGCGGGGGGAGGAGCAGGCGTGCAGCTTTGAGGAGGAGCACAGGGTCTGGCAGGAGGAAAAGGACAAGGTGATCCAGTACCAGAAACAGCTGCAGCAGAACTACGTGGGGATGTACCGGAAGAACCGGGAGCTGGAGGGAATGCTGCGGGAGCTCAGTCTAGAACTGGAGACCCGAGACGAGCTGGAGGAGCAGGACGAAGGCAGCGGCAATGAGATCAACTTTGACGAGATCACCGCTACTGAGATCTGA